One segment of Desulfobacteraceae bacterium DNA contains the following:
- a CDS encoding glycosyltransferase, whose protein sequence is MTERRIALLLGSLSGGGAERIVLELASALTQREYTVDLVVCRLEGDLVSEIPGGVRPVVLGVAPRSTLLRALLRLPARTWLTLLPLMLRKPLKKIRALPLLELYLRRERPDLVLASTHVPNLLAVWAVRLSGLPIRTVLKQDNSLARSLADSTDPLRRKLPRLVRLWYGQADAVVAVSAGVADELASLGKVPREKVQVIHNPIDTGRIARQAEAQPDHPWFQPGQPPVVLAAGRLHPQKDYPTLLRAFASLRKARNLRLVILGEGRERPSLEKLTEDLGIGADVRLLGFQPNPFAFMARAAVFVLSSAWEGLGNVLIEALACGCPVVSTDCPHGPSEILERGRCGALVPVGDPEKLARAIGEALDRPADARAGLERARAFDIQNIADQYVQLLSCGREECLRHCAP, encoded by the coding sequence ATGACCGAAAGGCGAATTGCCTTACTCCTGGGATCTCTTTCCGGCGGCGGCGCCGAACGAATTGTTTTGGAACTCGCCAGCGCCTTGACGCAGCGGGAATATACGGTCGACCTGGTGGTCTGCCGGCTGGAAGGTGATCTGGTGTCCGAAATTCCAGGCGGCGTGCGGCCGGTGGTGTTGGGGGTTGCACCGCGAAGCACCTTGCTGCGGGCGCTGCTCAGGCTGCCGGCGCGCACCTGGCTGACCCTTTTGCCGCTCATGCTGCGCAAGCCGTTGAAAAAAATCAGGGCCCTCCCCTTGCTGGAACTTTACCTGCGGCGGGAGCGGCCCGATCTGGTTCTGGCCAGCACCCACGTTCCCAACCTGCTGGCCGTGTGGGCGGTCAGGCTCTCCGGCCTGCCGATCAGGACCGTTCTAAAACAGGACAACAGCCTTGCCCGCAGCCTCGCGGATTCGACCGACCCGCTGCGGCGCAAACTGCCGCGGCTGGTGCGCCTCTGGTACGGCCAGGCCGACGCCGTGGTGGCCGTGTCCGCAGGCGTGGCCGACGAGTTGGCCTCCCTGGGTAAGGTCCCGCGGGAGAAGGTCCAGGTGATCCACAACCCCATCGACACCGGCCGCATCGCCCGGCAGGCTGAAGCCCAGCCTGATCACCCGTGGTTTCAACCCGGGCAGCCGCCGGTAGTGCTCGCCGCCGGCCGGCTGCACCCGCAGAAGGACTATCCCACCCTGCTGCGGGCGTTTGCCTCGCTGAGAAAGGCGCGCAACCTGCGCCTGGTGATCCTGGGAGAGGGGCGTGAGCGGCCGAGCCTGGAGAAGCTTACCGAAGACCTGGGGATTGGCGCGGACGTCCGCCTGCTGGGGTTTCAGCCAAACCCCTTCGCCTTCATGGCCCGGGCGGCGGTGTTTGTCCTGTCTTCCGCATGGGAGGGGCTGGGCAACGTCCTGATCGAAGCCCTTGCCTGCGGGTGCCCGGTGGTGAGCACCGACTGCCCGCACGGGCCGTCGGAAATTCTGGAAAGGGGGCGCTGCGGCGCCCTGGTACCGGTGGGGGATCCCGAAAAGCTGGCCCGCGCCATCGGTGAGGCGCTTGACCGCCCGGCCGATGCGCGCGCAGGCCTGGAGCGGGCCAGGGCCTTCGATATTCAAAACATTGCGGACCAATATGTGCAGCTTCTCTCCTGCGGCCGCGAGGAGTGCCTCCGGCACTGCGCCCCTTGA
- a CDS encoding phosphopantetheine-binding protein produces MQPNDDILMQVTGMIKSLAPEHPEITGETDLVADLDFDSLKVMKLLEQLEDRFDISVPLNLLPRIRTVEDLTLQLQRIIGEG; encoded by the coding sequence ATGCAACCCAACGACGACATCCTGATGCAGGTCACCGGCATGATCAAATCCCTGGCGCCCGAGCATCCAGAGATCACCGGGGAGACCGATCTTGTGGCGGACCTCGACTTCGATTCCTTGAAGGTCATGAAGCTATTGGAGCAATTGGAGGACCGCTTCGACATTTCGGTCCCACTCAACCTTCTGCCCCGCATTCGAACGGTTGAGGATTTGACCCTGCAACTTCAACGGATCATCGGGGAGGGGTGA
- a CDS encoding acylneuraminate cytidylyltransferase family protein, with translation MNASSPPSMVALIPARAGSKRVPDKNIRPLAGHPLMAYSIAAARQSGVFSDVVVSTDADHYAAVARHYGAEAPFLRPPEIAGDLSPDVEWVVFTLERLAAAGRRYDCFSILRPTSPFRRPETIRRAWREFLAETGVDSLRAVEKCSQHPGKMWVVRGNRMMPLLPLGPEKQPWHSSQYPSLPEVHVQNASLEIAWTRVALEGGTIAGTVLMPFLTRDYEGFDVNKPYDWDLAEHLVQTGQAQLPPVTQPPYSL, from the coding sequence ATGAACGCATCCTCCCCGCCATCGATGGTCGCGCTGATTCCGGCCCGCGCCGGCTCCAAACGCGTCCCCGACAAGAACATCCGGCCGCTGGCCGGGCACCCGCTGATGGCCTACAGCATTGCGGCCGCCCGGCAGAGCGGGGTTTTCAGCGATGTGGTCGTCTCAACGGACGCCGACCACTATGCCGCCGTCGCCCGCCACTACGGTGCCGAGGCGCCGTTTCTACGGCCTCCCGAGATCGCCGGGGACCTCTCGCCGGACGTCGAATGGGTGGTCTTCACCCTCGAGCGGCTGGCCGCCGCCGGCCGGCGCTACGACTGTTTCAGCATCCTGCGCCCCACCAGCCCCTTCCGGCGGCCTGAAACGATCCGGCGGGCCTGGAGGGAATTTTTGGCCGAAACCGGGGTGGACTCCCTGCGGGCCGTTGAAAAGTGTAGCCAGCATCCCGGCAAGATGTGGGTCGTGCGCGGAAATCGGATGATGCCGCTGCTGCCATTGGGCCCGGAAAAGCAGCCCTGGCACAGCAGCCAGTATCCGTCGCTGCCGGAAGTCCACGTCCAGAATGCCAGTCTGGAGATTGCCTGGACACGAGTAGCCCTGGAAGGCGGCACCATCGCCGGGACCGTCCTGATGCCGTTTCTGACCCGCGATTACGAGGGCTTCGATGTCAACAAACCCTACGACTGGGATCTGGCTGAGCACCTGGTGCAAACCGGCCAGGCCCAGCTGCCCCCCGTGACGCAGCCACCCTACAGCCTTTAG
- a CDS encoding capsule biosynthesis protein, with protein sequence MPKTLTAQKLLKKIRKIAFPKKDKEDFGLAWQELLDAHRDPWEQARRTATDGPRILIATSTGGHGMAAPVESLLAMALTLRGANVSILLCDAFLPACSMATLGEIASLRKFIQSGLSNTKCPKCFKKGRSIFGPLGLPIHWYSQLLSPGARQKLAALAGATPLAAIPDFRLDGIAVGEHALAGALRFFAKGDLDGEAHAEAVLRRYFLAALITTFAVRELLSRQPFDCAVFHHGIYVPMGLIGEVARQEGVRVVNWIQAYRKNCFIFSHEDTYHHTLMTEPVDRWEDMPWNAAIENHLLDYLKSRWQGTGDWIRFHDRPDFDLEAIEAEVGVDFAKPCVGLLTNVIWDAQLHYPANAFANMLEWVLETIRHFAKRRDLQLLIRVHPAEITGFIPSRQKVVDEIRRAFASLPPNVFVIPPESRVSTYAAMSRCDCVIIYGTKTGVELTSVGIPVIVAGEAWIRNKGITLDAASRETYFDMLAQLPLGRRLDAATTERARKYAYHFFFRRMIPLAFFEPTGKQPPYRLAVRRFDALKPGNSRGLDTICDGILKGDDFIYPAERDHNG encoded by the coding sequence ATGCCCAAGACCCTGACGGCCCAAAAGCTCTTAAAAAAGATCCGCAAGATCGCCTTCCCCAAAAAGGACAAGGAGGATTTCGGCCTGGCCTGGCAGGAGCTTCTCGACGCTCATCGGGACCCCTGGGAGCAAGCCCGGCGCACCGCGACGGACGGCCCCCGGATCCTGATCGCCACCAGCACCGGTGGGCACGGGATGGCCGCCCCGGTTGAAAGCCTGCTGGCCATGGCCCTGACCTTGCGGGGGGCCAACGTCTCGATTCTTCTGTGCGACGCTTTTCTGCCGGCCTGCTCCATGGCCACCCTGGGAGAAATCGCCAGTCTAAGGAAATTCATCCAGTCCGGCCTGTCCAATACAAAGTGCCCGAAATGCTTTAAAAAGGGCCGATCGATCTTCGGCCCGCTGGGACTTCCGATCCACTGGTACAGCCAACTGCTCTCTCCCGGGGCGCGCCAAAAGCTGGCTGCGCTGGCGGGCGCCACCCCGCTGGCGGCAATTCCCGATTTTCGCCTGGATGGCATTGCCGTCGGGGAACACGCCCTAGCCGGCGCATTGCGGTTCTTTGCCAAGGGCGATCTCGACGGCGAGGCCCATGCGGAGGCGGTTCTGCGCCGCTATTTCCTGGCGGCCCTGATCACGACCTTCGCCGTGCGCGAACTCCTTTCCCGGCAGCCTTTCGACTGTGCGGTTTTTCACCACGGCATCTATGTCCCAATGGGCCTGATCGGGGAGGTGGCGCGCCAAGAAGGTGTGCGCGTGGTCAACTGGATCCAGGCCTATCGAAAAAATTGCTTTATTTTCAGCCACGAGGACACCTATCACCACACGCTGATGACCGAGCCGGTTGATCGCTGGGAGGACATGCCCTGGAATGCCGCCATTGAAAACCACCTCTTGGACTACTTGAAGAGCCGCTGGCAGGGCACCGGAGACTGGATCCGGTTTCACGACAGACCGGATTTCGACCTCGAGGCGATCGAAGCCGAGGTCGGGGTCGATTTCGCCAAACCCTGCGTCGGGCTGCTCACCAACGTCATCTGGGACGCCCAGCTGCACTACCCGGCCAACGCCTTTGCCAACATGCTGGAATGGGTTTTGGAAACGATCCGCCATTTCGCCAAGCGGCGCGACCTGCAGCTCCTGATCCGCGTCCATCCCGCCGAAATCACGGGCTTTATCCCCTCCCGCCAGAAGGTCGTGGATGAAATCCGGCGCGCCTTCGCGAGCCTGCCGCCCAACGTGTTCGTCATTCCACCCGAGAGCCGGGTCAGCACCTATGCCGCCATGTCCCGCTGCGACTGCGTCATCATCTACGGTACCAAAACAGGGGTGGAGTTGACCAGCGTGGGCATCCCGGTGATCGTCGCCGGCGAGGCCTGGATCAGAAACAAGGGGATCACCCTGGATGCCGCTTCAAGGGAAACCTACTTCGACATGCTGGCCCAGCTTCCACTGGGCAGGCGACTGGATGCGGCAACCACAGAGCGTGCCCGGAAATATGCCTATCACTTTTTCTTCCGGCGCATGATTCCGCTGGCGTTTTTCGAACCGACCGGCAAGCAGCCGCCCTATCGACTTGCCGTCAGGCGCTTCGACGCCCTGAAACCCGGAAACTCCCGCGGCCTGGACACCATCTGCGACGGCATCCTGAAAGGCGATGATTTCATCTACCCCGCCGAGCGCGATCACAACGGTTAA
- a CDS encoding ABC transporter ATP-binding protein/permease produces the protein MQLLITFVRRYPLESVITILSLLLAGIAEGFGLSMLLPFLSIVIGSQSLLAAQAGESVGTAGSLGIFKPVEHYLRDSVATIGMPATVALLLGLFLVCIIFKCLLVLLANKQVGYTVAHVATDLRLKLLHALFNTRWEYFLRQPIGRLTNGVSSEATRAASAFNSGAKLASILIESVVYTTLALLVSWKATLTAIVAGLLIVFTLRRFIQKSRRAGKRQTTLLQSLITQMTDSLQSIKSLKAMGSERSVDAVLKAKTAKLNKALQKKVMSKATLGALQEPLMIAFLAVALYIALIQLKMPLATVVAMIFLIRKVLKNIQKMQEEYQEMATADSAYWSLTEKIQEGENQREAHPGSRPAVFEGAIRLEGVSFAYDRTPILRDVSLVLPAGSFTALLGASGAGKTTVADLIIGLLRPQAGEVWIDDQPLADIDIRSWRRMIGYVPQDTLLLHDSIFVNVTLGDAGFSQKEVESALRAAGAWDFVQRLPKGMQTVVGERGSKISGGQRQRIAIARALVKNPTLLVLDEATTALDPETEIAICRTLRALSGRVTILAISHQSAMLETSEVAYRLEKGAIKLVKGAEAITPAADGLGQVSGVKQWKLASA, from the coding sequence ATGCAGTTACTGATCACATTCGTTCGCCGCTACCCGCTGGAGAGCGTCATCACCATCCTGTCGCTGCTCCTTGCCGGGATTGCCGAAGGCTTCGGCCTGTCGATGCTGCTGCCGTTTCTGAGCATCGTGATCGGCAGCCAATCCCTGCTGGCCGCCCAGGCCGGGGAGAGCGTCGGCACGGCTGGGTCTCTGGGTATTTTCAAGCCCGTGGAACACTACCTGCGAGACAGCGTGGCCACCATCGGCATGCCGGCGACGGTCGCCCTGCTGCTCGGCCTTTTTCTGGTCTGCATCATCTTCAAGTGCTTGCTGGTTCTGCTGGCCAACAAGCAGGTGGGCTACACGGTGGCCCACGTGGCCACCGATCTGCGGCTCAAACTGCTCCACGCCCTGTTCAACACCCGCTGGGAGTACTTTCTGCGCCAGCCCATCGGACGCCTCACCAACGGCGTGTCTTCGGAGGCCACCCGCGCGGCAAGCGCTTTCAACAGCGGAGCCAAGCTGGCTTCCATCCTGATCGAATCGGTGGTCTACACCACCCTGGCGCTGCTGGTCTCCTGGAAGGCCACGCTGACCGCCATCGTGGCCGGCCTTCTGATCGTTTTCACCCTGCGGCGCTTCATTCAAAAATCCCGGCGCGCGGGCAAACGCCAGACGACCCTGCTCCAGTCCCTGATCACCCAGATGACCGACAGCCTGCAGTCCATCAAGTCGCTCAAGGCCATGGGCAGCGAACGTTCGGTGGACGCCGTGCTGAAGGCCAAAACCGCCAAGCTGAACAAAGCGCTGCAGAAAAAGGTGATGAGCAAGGCGACCCTGGGGGCGTTGCAGGAGCCCCTGATGATCGCCTTTCTGGCCGTCGCCCTGTACATCGCCCTGATCCAGCTCAAAATGCCCCTGGCGACGGTTGTGGCGATGATCTTCCTGATTCGAAAAGTTTTGAAAAACATCCAAAAAATGCAGGAAGAATACCAGGAGATGGCAACCGCCGACAGCGCCTACTGGTCTTTGACCGAGAAGATCCAGGAAGGCGAAAACCAGCGGGAAGCCCACCCCGGCAGTCGGCCGGCCGTCTTCGAGGGCGCGATCCGACTGGAGGGCGTCAGTTTCGCGTACGATCGCACCCCGATCTTGAGGGACGTGTCGCTGGTCCTTCCGGCGGGCTCCTTCACGGCGCTGCTGGGCGCCTCGGGGGCCGGCAAGACCACCGTGGCCGACCTGATCATCGGGCTGCTCCGCCCCCAGGCTGGGGAGGTCTGGATCGACGACCAGCCGCTGGCTGACATCGACATCCGCAGCTGGCGCCGCATGATCGGCTACGTCCCCCAGGACACGCTGCTGCTGCACGACTCGATTTTCGTCAACGTGACATTAGGCGATGCCGGCTTCAGCCAAAAAGAGGTTGAAAGCGCGCTGCGCGCGGCCGGCGCCTGGGATTTCGTACAGCGCCTGCCCAAGGGTATGCAGACGGTGGTGGGCGAGCGGGGCAGCAAAATTTCCGGCGGGCAGCGGCAGCGGATCGCCATCGCCCGGGCGCTGGTCAAAAACCCCACCCTCCTGGTGCTGGACGAGGCCACCACGGCCCTTGACCCCGAGACCGAAATCGCCATTTGTCGAACCCTGCGCGCACTCAGCGGCCGGGTCACCATTTTGGCCATCTCGCACCAGTCGGCGATGCTGGAGACCTCGGAGGTCGCCTACCGCTTGGAAAAGGGGGCCATTAAACTGGTCAAGGGCGCCGAGGCCATCACCCCGGCAGCGGACGGATTGGGTCAGGTCAGCGGGGTGAAACAATGGAAACTGGCTTCCGCTTGA
- a CDS encoding aldehyde dehydrogenase family protein, which translates to MNTTSYPSLVKNWIDGSESSATDGGLFDKRSPASGELLCQAARSRAADVANAVEAAKRAYPAWAGMTPVQRGEILMAVVRAMQQEREALAAIVAAETGMAPNAALGETGGAIAQGEFMAGEGRRLYGRTTTSAVPNKYAMTVRQPLGVAGLIIAANTPIANVAWKVFPALICGNTAVLKAAEDTPATAWFFGKLAHAAGLPAGVLNIVQGLGEEAGAPLVAHPDVAVVSFTGSTEVGRQIAEVAGRRLAKVSLELGGKNPLVVCDDADLESAARWVLLSAFSNAGQRCAAGSRIIIFDAVYDAFRDLLVTRTQGLRVGPGDEDDLGPVINERQLADMLAAVDQARAEGATILTGGHRLSGPAHAGGCYMAPTLIENADPHAAISTREVFGPITCLYRVGNFAEALRLTNDSPYGLTACIHSRSVHRAIEFAQKVQAGVAVVNAGTYGSEPHMPFGGVKQSGNGSREPGTEALDVYSNLKDIYLCIDPQRV; encoded by the coding sequence ATGAACACGACTTCGTATCCCAGCCTGGTCAAAAACTGGATCGATGGCAGCGAAAGCAGCGCCACGGACGGCGGCCTGTTCGACAAGCGCTCCCCGGCCAGCGGGGAACTGCTCTGCCAGGCGGCGCGCTCGCGCGCCGCGGATGTTGCAAACGCCGTTGAGGCCGCCAAGCGGGCCTACCCGGCCTGGGCCGGGATGACCCCCGTTCAGCGGGGAGAAATCCTGATGGCCGTGGTGCGGGCCATGCAGCAGGAGCGCGAGGCGCTCGCCGCAATCGTGGCCGCCGAAACCGGCATGGCCCCCAACGCCGCTCTGGGCGAAACGGGCGGCGCCATCGCCCAGGGGGAATTCATGGCCGGTGAGGGCCGCCGGCTCTACGGGCGCACCACCACCAGCGCGGTACCCAACAAGTACGCCATGACGGTGCGCCAGCCCCTGGGGGTCGCCGGGCTGATCATCGCCGCCAACACCCCCATCGCCAACGTCGCCTGGAAGGTCTTTCCCGCCCTGATTTGCGGCAACACCGCTGTTCTCAAGGCGGCCGAGGACACGCCGGCAACGGCCTGGTTCTTCGGCAAACTGGCCCATGCGGCCGGCCTGCCCGCGGGGGTGCTCAACATCGTGCAGGGCTTGGGCGAGGAAGCCGGGGCGCCCCTGGTGGCCCACCCGGATGTGGCGGTGGTCAGCTTCACCGGCTCCACCGAAGTCGGCCGGCAGATCGCCGAGGTCGCCGGCCGCCGCCTGGCCAAGGTCTCGCTGGAGCTGGGCGGCAAGAACCCGCTGGTGGTCTGCGACGACGCCGACCTGGAGAGTGCCGCCCGCTGGGTTTTGCTCTCGGCTTTCAGCAATGCCGGGCAGCGCTGCGCGGCCGGCAGCCGGATCATCATTTTCGACGCGGTCTACGACGCTTTCCGCGACCTGCTGGTGACGCGCACCCAAGGCCTGCGGGTGGGCCCCGGCGACGAGGACGACCTGGGGCCGGTGATCAATGAGAGGCAACTTGCCGACATGCTGGCCGCCGTCGACCAGGCCCGCGCCGAAGGCGCCACCATCCTGACCGGCGGCCACCGCCTGAGCGGGCCGGCGCATGCCGGGGGGTGCTACATGGCCCCGACGCTGATCGAAAACGCCGACCCGCACGCCGCCATCTCCACCCGGGAGGTGTTCGGCCCGATCACCTGCCTCTACCGCGTAGGTAATTTCGCGGAAGCCCTGCGTCTGACCAACGACTCGCCCTACGGTCTGACGGCCTGCATCCACAGCCGCAGCGTCCACCGGGCCATCGAATTCGCCCAGAAGGTCCAGGCCGGGGTGGCGGTGGTCAACGCCGGCACTTACGGCAGCGAGCCCCACATGCCGTTCGGCGGCGTCAAGCAGTCCGGCAACGGGTCGCGGGAGCCGGGCACCGAGGCGCTGGATGTTTACTCGAATCTGAAGGACATCTATCTCTGCATCGACCCGCAGCGGGTCTGA
- a CDS encoding aminotransferase class I/II-fold pyridoxal phosphate-dependent enzyme, translating to MAIFDKFQQLVATRQNLAAHGLAAVNVVMEKLLSPTEAIVNGRRTILAGTNNYLGLTFDPECIDAACRALHESGTGTTGSRAANGTYSGHVALEQELADFFDCRHAIVFSTGYVANLGMIATLVGPGDAVVIDADCHASIYDGCTLSRADIIRFRHNDPDDLDKRLRRLGDRAANALVIVEGLYSMLGDRAPLAAITAVKARYGAYLLVDEAHSLGVLGDHGRGLAEETGVADQVDFIVGTFSKSLGAIGGYCVSNHPELDLIRFANRPYVFTASPSPSVIASTRQALANLRARPELRERLWENARRLYQRLQDLGLRLGPEVSPIIAIRMDSPEAVVRWWCALLARGVYVNLVLPPATPDGGALLRCSMSAGHTLVQVDQIAESFAALQATGDFPGPAA from the coding sequence GTGGCTATTTTCGACAAATTTCAGCAGCTGGTGGCCACGCGCCAAAACCTGGCCGCGCACGGACTGGCGGCCGTCAACGTGGTGATGGAAAAACTGCTCTCTCCCACCGAGGCGATCGTAAACGGGCGCCGCACGATTCTGGCCGGCACCAACAACTACCTGGGGCTCACCTTCGACCCGGAATGCATCGACGCCGCCTGCCGGGCGCTGCATGAAAGCGGGACCGGCACCACCGGCTCCCGGGCCGCCAACGGCACCTACAGCGGCCACGTCGCCCTGGAGCAGGAATTGGCCGATTTTTTCGACTGCCGGCATGCCATCGTATTTTCAACCGGCTACGTCGCCAACCTCGGGATGATCGCCACCCTGGTTGGGCCCGGGGACGCGGTCGTGATCGATGCCGACTGCCACGCCAGCATCTACGACGGCTGCACGCTGAGCCGCGCGGATATCATCCGCTTTCGCCACAACGACCCGGACGACCTGGACAAGCGTCTGCGGCGGCTGGGGGATCGCGCCGCCAATGCCCTGGTGATTGTCGAAGGGCTCTATAGCATGCTGGGGGATCGCGCGCCGCTTGCCGCCATCACCGCGGTGAAGGCCCGCTACGGCGCCTACCTGCTGGTGGACGAGGCCCATTCGCTGGGGGTCCTGGGGGACCACGGCCGGGGCCTGGCCGAGGAAACCGGCGTGGCCGACCAAGTCGATTTCATCGTCGGCACCTTCAGCAAGAGCCTGGGGGCCATCGGCGGCTACTGCGTCAGCAACCACCCGGAACTCGATCTGATCCGCTTCGCCAACCGCCCCTACGTATTCACCGCCTCGCCCTCGCCTTCGGTGATTGCCTCCACCCGCCAGGCGCTGGCCAACTTGCGCGCCCGCCCCGAATTGCGCGAGCGCTTGTGGGAAAACGCCCGGCGGCTGTATCAGCGCCTCCAGGACCTCGGGCTGCGGCTGGGGCCTGAAGTCAGTCCCATCATCGCCATCCGCATGGACTCCCCGGAAGCGGTCGTACGCTGGTGGTGCGCCCTGCTGGCGCGCGGCGTTTATGTCAACCTGGTGCTGCCGCCGGCCACCCCCGACGGCGGGGCCCTGCTGCGCTGCAGCATGAGCGCGGGCCACACCCTTGTGCAGGTCGATCAGATCGCGGAGAGTTTTGCCGCGCTGCAGGCCACGGGGGATTTCCCGGGTCCCGCAGCGTGA
- a CDS encoding N-acetylneuraminate synthase family protein, with amino-acid sequence MRELTIDGKTIHDSGDCYTIAEIGHNHQGNLKTAREMFKVAKECGADAVKLQKRDNRKLFTAAAYDKPYDNPNSYGATYGEHREFLEFGWHEYMELKAYAQELEITMISTAFDFASADFLAKIDIPAYKIASGDLKNIPLLTHIAQFQKPIILSTGGGTMEDVRRAYDAIMPINPQLCILQCTAGYPAAFEELNLQVITTFRERFPNNVIGLSSHDNGIAMALAAYMLGARVVEKHFTLNHTWKGTDHAFSLEPIGFRKMVRDLRRVRVALGDGVKRVYQTEVTPIVKMGKKLVAARDMPKGHAIQMADLAIKCPGDGLPPYEIDKVIGRVTLQPLAVDDDITFEVLNGSQKQAGAAS; translated from the coding sequence ATGCGAGAGCTCACCATCGACGGCAAAACCATCCATGACAGCGGGGATTGCTACACCATTGCGGAGATCGGCCACAATCACCAGGGCAACCTGAAGACGGCCCGGGAGATGTTCAAGGTCGCCAAGGAATGCGGCGCGGACGCCGTCAAGCTGCAGAAGCGCGACAACCGCAAGCTGTTCACCGCGGCAGCCTACGACAAGCCCTACGACAACCCCAACAGCTACGGCGCCACCTACGGGGAGCACCGCGAGTTCCTGGAGTTCGGCTGGCATGAGTACATGGAGCTCAAGGCTTACGCCCAGGAGTTGGAGATCACCATGATTTCCACGGCCTTCGACTTCGCCAGCGCGGATTTCCTGGCCAAGATCGACATCCCGGCCTACAAGATCGCCTCCGGCGACCTCAAAAACATCCCCCTGCTGACCCACATCGCGCAATTCCAGAAGCCGATCATTCTCAGCACGGGCGGCGGCACGATGGAAGACGTTCGTCGGGCCTACGACGCCATCATGCCGATCAACCCCCAGCTCTGCATCCTGCAGTGCACCGCCGGCTACCCGGCGGCTTTCGAGGAGCTCAATCTGCAGGTCATCACCACTTTCCGGGAGCGCTTCCCGAACAACGTCATCGGGCTTTCATCCCACGACAACGGGATCGCCATGGCCTTGGCGGCCTACATGTTGGGCGCGCGGGTGGTGGAAAAGCACTTCACCCTCAACCACACCTGGAAGGGGACCGATCATGCCTTTTCGCTGGAGCCCATTGGCTTCCGCAAAATGGTGCGGGACTTGCGGCGGGTGCGGGTGGCGCTGGGCGACGGGGTCAAGCGCGTCTACCAGACCGAGGTCACCCCGATCGTCAAAATGGGGAAAAAACTGGTGGCGGCCCGCGACATGCCCAAAGGCCACGCCATCCAGATGGCGGACCTGGCGATCAAATGCCCCGGGGACGGTCTTCCGCCCTACGAGATCGACAAGGTAATCGGCCGCGTGACCCTCCAGCCCCTGGCGGTGGACGACGACATCACCTTCGAGGTCTTGAACGGTTCGCAGAAGCAGGCGGGAGCCGCGTCTTGA
- a CDS encoding SDR family oxidoreductase, which yields MNDLFSLEDEVAVVTGALGKLGPVWIGALLQAGARVMGIDRPGQPAGTAVAALKEQYGGGRLQLAAADVRERQSLEQALAECIRAFGVPSVLVNNAGIDQPPGRQSGACRMEEIPLAVNREIFEVNTLGLFLVSQVFGGAMVKAGRGSIVNIGSLYASVSPDNRFYDHIAGDPPFLKPPAYGASKAAVVNLTRYLATHWASHGVRVNTLSPGGVLGGQDEDFKRKFCSRVPLGRMAEAGDLRGPLIFLASRASAYVTGINLNVDGGFTAW from the coding sequence TTGAACGACCTTTTCAGTTTGGAAGATGAAGTGGCCGTGGTCACCGGCGCACTGGGCAAACTGGGACCGGTCTGGATCGGGGCCCTGTTGCAGGCCGGGGCGCGGGTCATGGGCATTGACCGCCCCGGCCAGCCTGCCGGGACGGCCGTTGCAGCCCTGAAGGAGCAGTACGGCGGGGGGCGCCTGCAGCTGGCGGCCGCGGATGTGCGCGAGCGCCAGTCGCTGGAGCAGGCCTTGGCCGAGTGCATCCGCGCCTTCGGGGTGCCGTCGGTCCTGGTCAACAATGCCGGCATCGACCAACCCCCCGGCCGGCAGAGCGGCGCCTGCCGCATGGAAGAGATCCCGCTGGCGGTCAACCGCGAGATTTTCGAGGTCAACACGCTCGGGCTTTTCCTGGTCTCCCAGGTCTTCGGAGGGGCCATGGTCAAGGCAGGCCGGGGGTCGATCGTCAACATCGGATCCCTTTACGCCAGCGTCTCGCCCGACAACCGCTTCTACGACCACATCGCCGGCGACCCGCCCTTTCTCAAGCCGCCGGCCTACGGCGCCTCCAAGGCCGCCGTGGTAAATCTCACCCGCTATCTGGCCACCCATTGGGCCTCCCACGGGGTGCGGGTCAACACCCTCTCCCCGGGCGGGGTGCTGGGCGGCCAGGATGAAGACTTCAAACGCAAGTTCTGCAGCCGGGTGCCGCTGGGCCGCATGGCCGAGGCCGGGGACCTGCGGGGGCCGCTGATTTTTCTGGCCTCCCGGGCATCGGCCTATGTGACCGGAATCAACCTCAACGTCGACGGGGGGTTCACCGCCTGGTAG